The following coding sequences are from one Aquificaceae bacterium window:
- a CDS encoding TIGR00282 family metallophosphoesterase → MKFLVFGDIIGKPGRKALRYYLAGYRDLADVVLVNVENSAGGFGITKKVYEELLNLGVDVMTSGNHIWDKKEVYQFIDQTDTLLRPANYPSGVPGKGYGLYEKKGVKFAVINLMGRSLLDSNLDNPFLLFDRLYEELYRETPLIVVDFHAETTSEKWAFALYTDGRASLVYGTHTHVPTADQIILRKGTAYVSDVGMTGCWYSAIGMKPKEAIERFTRGIPQKYEVEEKEDVVVNAILVEVDDRTGKARSIERLQQYITREELREV, encoded by the coding sequence ATGAAATTCCTCGTGTTTGGAGACATAATAGGAAAGCCCGGCAGGAAAGCACTCAGGTATTATCTTGCTGGATACAGAGACCTTGCAGATGTGGTGCTTGTAAATGTTGAAAACTCAGCCGGCGGATTTGGAATAACAAAAAAGGTTTACGAGGAGCTCCTCAACCTTGGTGTGGATGTAATGACATCGGGAAACCACATATGGGACAAGAAGGAGGTCTACCAGTTTATAGACCAGACAGACACACTTCTCAGACCCGCCAACTACCCTAGCGGTGTGCCCGGTAAAGGTTATGGTCTTTACGAAAAAAAGGGTGTGAAGTTTGCGGTAATAAACCTTATGGGCAGGTCCCTTCTGGACTCAAACCTTGACAATCCTTTCCTTCTCTTTGACAGACTTTACGAAGAACTTTACAGAGAAACCCCCCTCATAGTCGTTGATTTTCATGCAGAAACCACCTCTGAAAAGTGGGCTTTTGCACTTTATACGGATGGCAGGGCAAGTCTGGTATACGGAACGCATACACATGTTCCCACTGCAGACCAGATAATACTGAGAAAGGGCACAGCTTATGTGAGTGATGTAGGTATGACAGGATGCTGGTATTCTGCCATAGGCATGAAGCCAAAGGAGGCGATAGAAAGGTTTACAAGGGGAATACCCCAGAAGTATGAAGTAGAAGAGAAGGAGGATGTGGTGGTTAACGCCATTCTGGTTGAAGTGGATGACCGCACAGGTAAAGCGCGAAGCATTGAACGCCTTCAGCAATACATAACAAGAGAAGAGCTTAGAGAAGTATAA
- a CDS encoding DUF86 domain-containing protein, with the protein MQERQKKPKISLILESFTQLEKAYTDLKKNLSCVREDFVENKLLQDKVRVDFNLAFESCMRVCRHLSTVYNIKTTSKDCLQKVGEFVGLSQVEDLGELSQFYIKHRDLKEALPPEELYDFLSRSLHLFKDYAKAVVEFIKKETNNPLLIDFELLNEKARHIKESLKKIDFVLSQGFEEFSKTPMYYDRVKYFYQVAYDSLFDICKHLAPKFGVKKFGDDCLSKLVEVGVIPQEYYMDIFRMTNLKNRLISTWEVSPEELYRSLVEVRDKIEPVVREISKSLKSLLESRQKPQG; encoded by the coding sequence ATGCAGGAAAGGCAGAAAAAGCCAAAGATAAGCCTTATACTGGAGAGCTTTACTCAGCTCGAGAAGGCATACACGGACCTGAAAAAGAACCTCAGCTGTGTTAGGGAAGACTTCGTTGAAAACAAGCTCCTGCAAGATAAGGTGAGGGTTGATTTCAACCTGGCCTTTGAAAGCTGTATGAGAGTTTGCAGACATCTTTCGACAGTTTACAACATAAAAACTACCTCAAAGGACTGTCTGCAGAAGGTGGGTGAGTTTGTTGGCCTTTCTCAGGTGGAGGACCTGGGAGAACTCAGCCAGTTCTACATAAAGCACCGCGACCTCAAGGAGGCTCTCCCCCCGGAAGAGCTCTACGACTTTCTGAGCAGGTCTCTGCACCTTTTCAAGGACTATGCAAAGGCTGTGGTGGAGTTCATAAAAAAGGAGACAAACAACCCTCTGCTAATAGACTTTGAACTACTCAACGAAAAGGCAAGGCACATAAAAGAATCCCTAAAGAAGATAGACTTTGTTCTGTCTCAGGGTTTTGAAGAGTTTTCAAAGACGCCCATGTATTACGACAGGGTGAAATACTTCTATCAGGTGGCCTACGACAGCCTCTTTGACATATGTAAACATCTGGCACCCAAGTTTGGTGTCAAAAAATTTGGAGACGACTGCCTCTCAAAGCTGGTAGAGGTGGGCGTTATTCCCCAGGAGTATTACATGGACATTTTCCGTATGACCAACCTCAAAAACAGGCTCATAAGCACCTGGGAGGTAAGTCCGGAAGAACTTTACAGAAGCCTTGTGGAAGTAAGGGATAAAATAGAGCCCGTGGTGAGAGAGATATCAAAGAGCCTGAAGAGCCTGCTGGAAAGCAGGCAGAAGCCTCAGGGATAG